In Chitinophaga sp. H8, the sequence TTCTTGGTACAGGGTCTACAGTAACCAGGATCATTTCAAAAAAGGGCATCCATGTTTAAGCATTACCTTCAGCACGCTTTCCGGCATATCCGTCGTAATCTGAGTTATACCTTCCTGAATATTTTCGGGCTTACGCTAAGTATAGCTTCCTGCCTGATCATTTTTCTTGTAGTACGTAATGAGCTGGGCTATGATACATTTCATCGTAAGGCTAACCGTACTTACCGGGTAACAATGAATGCGCTGGATTTTAATCCCAGTGTGTCATTTGGCATTGTTCCGGCGATGCGGAATGATTTTCCGGAACTGGAAGAAGTGTCTCAGTACTGGCACCAGGGAGATGGGTTATTGAAAGTAGGGAATGTCCGTTATAAAGAACGTAACTATGCGCTTGCGGATCCGCAGTTTTTAAAGATTTTCGATTACCAGTGGCTGGCAGGTGATGCCCGTACTGCTCTGGTAGAGCCTAATACGGTGATCCTCACACAAAGCATTGCCCGGAAATATTTTGGTGACAAGGACCCGCTGGGACAGGTAATCAGCTGGGACAACCGGTTTGATCTGAAAGTAACCGGGCTGATCAAAGATGTTCCCGGCAATACCAGTATGCCCTTTGATTTCCTGATATCCTTTGAAACGGTGAAGCCGGATCTGAAAGCGCCGATGGCAGAGTTTTATGCTATTGGAGGCGGTAATGCCTTTATTGTGCTGCCGGAAAATTATACAGTGCAGCAGCTGGAAAGAAAAATGCCTGCATTTATAGAAAAGAACTGGGGGCCTCAAATTGCGGCGGGGGCCAAGCTGCCTTTACAGCCACTGACGGATATACATTTTGATCAGCGTTACCTGGACCAGGGTGGCATCCCCACTACTTCCCGGAGTACTTACTGGGGCTTAGGCATTGTAGCGGTCTTTATCCTCATTACCGCCTGTATCAACTTTATCAATATGGCTACCGCCCAGGCTACCAGACGCTCCAAAGAGGTAGGCGTCCGGAAAGTAATGGGGGCTAACCGTTTGCAGCTGATCCGGCAATTTCTGGGGGAAACAGCGGTGCTGGTACTGATAGCGCTGGCGCTGGGTATTGCCGCGGCGATTGCTTTCCTGCCGGTAGCAGGCAGGTGGCTGGATGTAAAGATCAGTGCGGCGGAGCTGGCAACACCCTCCGTAATAGGACTGATGATCGGGATGACCTTGCTGGTGATCCTGCTGGCAGGATTGTATCCAGCCTTTGTACAATCTGCTTTCCGTCCTGTTATCTCCCTCAAGGGGAAAAGTGGTACTACTTCCCGGGGATTGACCCTTCGTAAATCACTGGTATTTATTCAGTTTGCCATCTCCCAGATATTGATAGTAGGCACGCTGGTAGTAGCCAGCCAGATGGATTACCTCAAAAACCAGGACCTGGGATTTAATAAAGCAGCCGTTGTTTCATTTCCGGTGCCAGACAGTGCCAGGCAGGAAGTGATCCGGCAACAGTTGTTGCAGGATCCCGGTGTGCAGGCATTCAGTTTTTCGTCTTCCCCACCAGTGTATAGTTTTTCATTTACTGATTTTAGGTCGCCGGAAAACGGGATGACACAAGGGGATGTCACGGAGGTGAAATACATTGATGAGCAGTATACGGATATGTTTGGGTTGAAGATGCTGGCAGGGGAAAAGATCACCAGGCAGCATACAGGCGATACCATCCGTAATGCGGTGATCAATGAAGCGATGATGCACAAACTGAATATTTTTGACCCTTCAGTAGCGGTGGGCAAACACGTGCTGCTGATTAACGACCGGTATAACATCATTGGCGTGGTACAGGATTTTCAGAGTGAGTCCAGGCATAAAAAGATCAGACCCTGTATATTAATTTACCGGCCAGGTGCATTTTTTATGGCGAGTGTACGGGTAGATATGAGCAATATGCATGCTACCATGGATCGTATTGGTAAAACGTGGTCCGGTTTATTTCCGGAGGAGCTGTTTGCGTATGAATTTATGGACGATCGTATTGCAGCGATGTATAAACAGGATGCGAAAACCTATACCGCATTTAAATTGTTTTCTTCCCTGGCTATTCTGATAGGCTGCCTGGGATTGTATGGCCTGGTAGCTTTTGCCGCTGTACAGCGTACCAAGGAAGTAGGCATCCGTAAAGTATTGGGGGCGTCTGTACTGGATATTGTAGTATTGTTTTCTAAAGAATTTATCCTGCTTATTATTGTTGCTTTTTGTATAGCCGCACCGGTAGCATATTATGTTATGCAGCACTGGTTGGGCAACTTTGCCTACCAGGTACATTTAGGCGGAGGGATTTTCCTGGTGGCCATTGCAGCTTCTTTCGTCATTGC encodes:
- a CDS encoding ABC transporter permease encodes the protein MFKHYLQHAFRHIRRNLSYTFLNIFGLTLSIASCLIIFLVVRNELGYDTFHRKANRTYRVTMNALDFNPSVSFGIVPAMRNDFPELEEVSQYWHQGDGLLKVGNVRYKERNYALADPQFLKIFDYQWLAGDARTALVEPNTVILTQSIARKYFGDKDPLGQVISWDNRFDLKVTGLIKDVPGNTSMPFDFLISFETVKPDLKAPMAEFYAIGGGNAFIVLPENYTVQQLERKMPAFIEKNWGPQIAAGAKLPLQPLTDIHFDQRYLDQGGIPTTSRSTYWGLGIVAVFILITACINFINMATAQATRRSKEVGVRKVMGANRLQLIRQFLGETAVLVLIALALGIAAAIAFLPVAGRWLDVKISAAELATPSVIGLMIGMTLLVILLAGLYPAFVQSAFRPVISLKGKSGTTSRGLTLRKSLVFIQFAISQILIVGTLVVASQMDYLKNQDLGFNKAAVVSFPVPDSARQEVIRQQLLQDPGVQAFSFSSSPPVYSFSFTDFRSPENGMTQGDVTEVKYIDEQYTDMFGLKMLAGEKITRQHTGDTIRNAVINEAMMHKLNIFDPSVAVGKHVLLINDRYNIIGVVQDFQSESRHKKIRPCILIYRPGAFFMASVRVDMSNMHATMDRIGKTWSGLFPEELFAYEFMDDRIAAMYKQDAKTYTAFKLFSSLAILIGCLGLYGLVAFAAVQRTKEVGIRKVLGASVLDIVVLFSKEFILLIIVAFCIAAPVAYYVMQHWLGNFAYQVHLGGGIFLVAIAASFVIAGITIAYQSLKAGLANPVNSLRIE